The following are from one region of the Jeongeupia sp. USM3 genome:
- a CDS encoding ACP phosphodiesterase has product MNYLAHALLAGPAPADRAGGVAGDFVKGLLPGALPADLAAGVALHREIDAYADLHPAFAASRARVSPLRRRYGGIMVDLFYDHLLATHWALFSPDVALPQFTARLYAELAAQPALPAAFASVLPKMAQTDWLASYRDVGNVALALDRMAAYRIRRDNPLAGAAGELLDHYAGFEADFLAFMPDALAYARQVRLSR; this is encoded by the coding sequence ATGAACTACCTTGCTCATGCACTGCTCGCCGGCCCGGCACCGGCCGACCGCGCCGGCGGTGTCGCCGGCGATTTCGTCAAGGGATTGCTGCCGGGAGCGCTGCCGGCCGATCTGGCCGCCGGCGTCGCGCTGCATCGCGAAATCGACGCCTATGCCGACCTGCATCCGGCGTTCGCCGCCAGCCGTGCGCGCGTGAGCCCGCTGCGGCGGCGTTACGGCGGCATCATGGTCGACCTGTTCTACGATCATCTGCTTGCGACCCACTGGGCGTTGTTCTCGCCCGACGTGGCGCTGCCGCAGTTCACCGCCCGGCTGTACGCCGAGCTGGCCGCGCAGCCGGCGCTGCCTGCCGCATTTGCCTCGGTGCTGCCGAAAATGGCGCAGACCGACTGGCTGGCGTCGTACCGCGACGTCGGCAATGTCGCGCTGGCGCTCGACCGGATGGCCGCGTACCGGATCCGGCGCGACAATCCGCTGGCCGGCGCCGCCGGTGAGCTGCTCGATCACTACGCCGGCTTCGAGGCCGATTTCCTTGCCTTCATGCCCGATGCGCTGGCTTATGCACGGCAGGTACGGCTGAGCCGCTGA